The following are encoded in a window of Hemitrygon akajei chromosome 24, sHemAka1.3, whole genome shotgun sequence genomic DNA:
- the LOC140715669 gene encoding probable G-protein coupled receptor 139 translates to MHAPPRGLVYAIYYTALAVIAVPVNIVAIVILSRGNCGLSRCISRYLMSMAATDLLVIITAVILNRIPAIYFPGSFLSITPVCSLSIALINAATDSSVWLTVTFTFDRYVAICWQKLKANYCTHRTAGIVVSIVCTLGCVINIPWYFLHEPMYVIDNVPWYCKQKDVRYSFILWTIFDWTDRILTPLLPFLLILSFNALTVRHILVASRARKRLRSCATGEKQIDAEIENRRKSILLLFAISGCFILLWIPYVIHFFVQRFQVGYTINGYNDPRFILREIANMLQMLSCCTNTFIYAVTQNKFRKELKVLIKCIRNI, encoded by the exons ATGCACGCCCCTCCTAGAGGCCTGGTGTACGCAATTTACTACACGGCTCTTGCAGTGATCGCGGTTCCAG TTAATATAGTGgccattgtgatcctgtcccgaggaaactgcggtctgTCCAGATGTATCAGCAGGTACCTCATGTCCATGGCGGCGACGGATCTTCTGGTAATTATCACCGCCGTGATATTAAACCGCATTCCCGCTATTTACTTTCCCGGTAGTTTCCTATCCATCACACCCGTGTGCAGTTTAAGCATTGCGTTAATTAACGCCGCCACGGACAGTTCGGTTTGGTTAACGGTGACGTTCACCTTTGACCGATATGTCGCCATCTGCTGGCAGAAACTCAAAGCAAATTATTGCACCCACCGAACCGCTGGAATTGTCGTCTCTATCGTCTGCACTTTGGGCTGCGTGATTAACATTCCCTGGTACTTTTTGCACGAACCAATGTACGTCATTGACAACGTACCCTGGTATTGCAAACAGAAGGACGTTCGTTATTCTTTTATCCTCTGGACAATATTTGATTGGACCGATCGCATTCTGACTCCTTTGCTCCCGTTCCTGCTTATTCTCTCGTTCAACGCTCTGACTGTCAGACACATTCTAGTAGCCAGTCGGGCCCGTAAGAGACTCCGTAGTTGCGCCACGGGAGAGAAGCAGATCGACGCGGAGATCGAAAACCGTAGAAAGTCCATTCTCTTGTTATTTGCAATCTCGGGATGTTTCATCCTTCTCTGGATTCCGTATGTTATCCACTTCTTCGTTCAACGATTTCAAGTTGGTTATACAATTAATGGCTACAACGATCCCAGATTCATCCTAAGGGAAATTGCCAATATGCTTCAGATGttgagttgctgcacaaacacgtttatctaCGCAGTGACTCAAAACAAATTCCGGAAAGAGTTGAAGGTGCTGATAAAATGTATTCGGAACATTTGA
- the LOC140715670 gene encoding probable G-protein coupled receptor 139 — MVELRMDQQFDKQLMNITSRGLVYAIYYTALAVIAVPVNIVAIVILSRGNCGLSRCISRYLVSMAATDLLVIITAVILNRIPAIYFPGSFLSITPVCSLSIALIYAARDSSVWLTVTFTFDRYVAICWQKLKAKYCTHRIAGIVVSVVCTLGCVINIPWYFLHEPVYVIDNVPWYCKRRTNLYNFLEWTLFHWTDRVVTPCVPFLLILSFNALTVRHILAASRARRRLRSCSAGEKQSDPEMESRRKSIVLLFSISGCFILLWMPYVIHFFVERFQVGYTVNGYGDPRFILMESGNMFQMLSCCTNTFIYAVTQNKFRKELKVLMKFPLNISHSLASSWK, encoded by the exons ATGGTAGAGCTGAGGATGGACCAGCAGTTTGACAAGCAGCTGATGAATATAACGTCAAG AGGCTTAGTGTACGCTATTTACTACACGGCTCTTGCAGTGATTGCGGTTCCAG TTAACATAGTGGCTATTGTGATCCTCTCCCGAGGAAACTGCGGTTTGTCCAGGTGTATCAGCCGGTATCTCGTGTCCATGGCTGCGACGGATCTTCTGGTAATTATCACCGCTGTGATATTAAACCGCATTCCTGCTATTTATTTCCCCGGCAGTTTCCTTTCCATCACGCCCGTGTGCAGTTTGAGCATTGCGTTAATTTACGCCGCTAGGGACAGTTCGGTTTGGTTAACGGTCacattcacctttgatcgatatGTCGCCATCTGCTGGCAGAAActcaaagcaaaatactgcacgcATAGAATCGCAGGAATTGTTGTCTCTGTCGTCTGCACTCTGGGTTGCGTGATTAACATTCCCTGGTATTTTTTGCACGAACCAGTCTACGTCATTGACAACGTGCCCTGGTATTGCAAACGGAGGACTAATCTTTATAATTTTCTGGAGTGGACATTATTTCATTGGACCGATCGCGTTGTGACCCCTTGCGTCCCGTTCCTGCTTATTCTCTCattcaacgctctgacggtcaggcacatttTGGCGGCCAGTCGGGCCCGTAGGAGACTCCGCAGTTGTTCCGCAGGAGAGAAACAGAGCGACCCGGAGATGGAAAGCCGCAGGAAGTCGATCGTCCTGCTCTTTTCAATCTCGGGATGTTTCATCCTTCTGTGGATGCCGTATGTTATACACTTCTTTGTAGAGCGATTTCAAGTTGGTTATACAGTTAATGGCTACGGAGACCCCAGATTTATCCTGATGGAAAGTGGCAACATGTTTCAGATGCTTAGCTGCTGTACAAACACGTTTATCTACGCAGTGACTCAAAACAAATTCCGAAAAGAGTTAAAGGTTCTGATGAAATTTCCGCTGAACATTTCACATTCGTTAGCTTCATCATGGAAGTAG